The following DNA comes from Hypomesus transpacificus isolate Combined female chromosome 5, fHypTra1, whole genome shotgun sequence.
TACCCTGCCCACGGCTGTGGACCAGCTGGAGCAAATTCACTGATCTGAAGGAGAGCAACATATGGAATCTGAGGATCTTGCTTGACATGCAAAATTAAAAACATTATAAAATGTCAATAAATGATATGGGAAGTATGTGCACCTGGTAGACACTGTTAGGATTGCTCACTGTTGGAATCGTTTTGGGCTCTAGGCTGGGGGTTGGGCCTGGAGCAGGACATGAAGTTGATAGGCTGCTGCAACTGCTACTCATGCTGGTGTCCCCACCCTCCTCATCAGACAAGGCCCCTGATTGGACATCCAAGGCAGCACGCTCCACAGCATTTTGAATACGACGAGAAAATTCCCCACCACCACGGTGGAAGTCCTCCAGCTGAATTACACAGAAGGGTGCACAGCGCTCCCCATACCTGCACAGAGAAAGCATCACACCAACACAAAAACGCTCTACCACTTGTTCCAGTATTATATGGACCAAGCCTATTCATAAGCTTGTTAAAATGAACAGAGTTCGTAAGGTCACTttggaaattatgccaatacaCATTTACCCTGCTAAACGTCATGAACCAGGTTTCAAACCGATTCTCATCAGCTCTAGAATGCTCCAAATGATTCCATCTGTTCTTAAATGCTCTAGAAGAGAATTCCATACCTGCAGGAGACTTCTCCTGGGTCCACCCAGACAGTAAGTTCATTTGGCAACCCCAGATCTTCGTACAGAATGGCACCTTTTATACATGCCCTTTCTAACACTGGGTCCCTCAACTGGAAACGATTCATACGcaaacacctgcacacagacGTATAAAAAACATTAGATCAGGACATACTCCCACTGGTGGATGTGCACATCCATGCACTGACATTTAGACCTGATCTTGGTCTCTGGGTGGCACttaacctggtgtgtgtgtgtgtgtgtgtctactgacCTGTacgcctggcctttggtgggAGTGTGTGGGTACCAATGGTTCTTGTAGCTCTCAAACAGAGCAGAGGTCAGAGCAGCAGCAAAGCGATCTCTGCCCTCGTTGTCCAGGCAGCCATGTCTCTTGACCAGTCGTGCTACAAAGAACACAGCTGCTGCTATTTCGTCCTTCATAACTACTAGCGGCCACACACTGTTCCACAACCAGACTCACCAAAATAAATTTCACAGGAAAAACTGAATTCAGCAGAATATAGTAGACAATTGTCTACACTATTAATACCCAACTAATCAATCTAGTAAATTAATTTGTTCTTTAACACCCAAAGGATGGCTTGATCAATCGCAATGCCTCCAGCCTTAAAAATGGTACATAATAAAGGTTACAACTTCATCTCAAGTTAGCTGGGGACTAGGGTGATAAAGTAAAACACACAATGCCAGCGCCACACAAGCCTTATCATAGACACTAAAAAGCCACACACCTGCAGCCGGTTGCTGTAATTAATCAGGTGTGTGAGATTAAAAGTGGGTagggaaagacagggagaggtaTTCTCCAGGGTGATCCCATATCATTATTGATGTATTCCATAAAGTGTCACATTTTTTGCCAGCCATAACTTCTAGGACTCTTTGCTCTTAACCAATGAACTTTTGTAAAGTACACAATAAGTTGTTGTTTGCTTATGAGAACAGCAGGGGGCAACAGAGAAACGTTTTCCACCAAGTTTTTGACTCAGACTCAGAGCTAACTCTAAGGTTACACTATCCACTCAGGACTTTTTTGATCGCGGTTCAGGTCAGGCCAGTCAACGTTCTGACTGCTGCTCAAGTGCCATGTCATCTTACTTTTTTGCTTGTTAGTCATGCCACAATTCTCACTTGGTTTCAACCTGGCCTCAAACTCTCTTGTCCACTCCACTCTTAATCACATGCATGTTTTCCAAAGGTAACTTCTGAAAGTTGTAATTTTCTCTGGTATTCCTATTAGCAAAAAGGCTGTTGACTGAGCAGAGACAATCGAAGGTGGAAGTACACTACTGAAAAGCAATTcccttttgttgtttttccccCCTAAGCGCCAATCATCATAACTCTCCACGTTGATCACATTGGCGCCATGTACTTGAATAATAGCAGCATTATAGTGTTACATAACTGTACTTTTCATGTATTCATATTCTAAACGAACAGCTCATTACACAAACTTCATGACATCATTACATGTATGAATGAGTTTCATCAAATAATTGAAAACTGGAATTCACTGTGAAGCACTTAGCCTACGGAGAGAGGGCTATCGTACAGGAAATGCATTTGCTGATTTTCTACAGCCCCTGAAATCCTGAAACAGCAAAGTGACACTGTATAAACATGTAAATGTTAAACctgttgtatgtatgtatgtatgtatgtatgtatgtatgtatgtatgtatgtatgtatgtatgtatgtatgtatgtatgtatgtatggatggatggatggatgtatggatggatgtaTGAATGTAGGTATGAATGTATGCTGTCATGTATGAGAAACACAGTGTGAAATTAATTTAATCTCAGCTTGATAGTTAGGGGTCAGTCTGCCTGCACACTCCAAGGTCTCTATCTGATCCATCTATGTCATttctacatacatacatgctaAATGTATGCTTTACAAAATTACAAATAAGTGTTAAATACAATACTAGACTACACTATACCCTTTAAGTCTGCCAGGCACAGACAAGCTGATCtcacctttcacacacacacacacacacacacacacacacacacacacacacacacacacacacacacacacacacacacacacacacacacaaacacacacacatttatacacacacacttatacacacacacacacacacccccacacacacacacacactagaaaaCCCTGTCGCACCACTTCTGACATCATTGCCAACATTCTCAACCATTCTTTCCTTTGTTCTGAAAAAATTACAGACACAGGCAGTAACACGGTTAAAACTGTcattccttcacacacacacacacacatacacacacacaagcacgcacgcatgcacacacacacacacacacacacacacacacacacacacacacacacacacacacatacataaaaacacacacaccagccatcaTCATCAATCTAGCACACAGCCCAATCTTGTTTTTCTCCCCAGTCACAGACAGAGTAGGAAAAAAGCTGGGAAATAAAATCCCTGCACCAGTTTGTCTGGGCAGTCAGCCAAGAGTCAGCACAGGAAACACCCTAAAAGGACGTCAGGAAGTCCGGTGCCGGGACAGGAAACCCCTTCTATGGGCCGAGAGATTTCCAGGCTAACAGGACAGGCGGTGACACGACCCCTGGTGATTGGCTCTTGTGGCTGGGCTGGGCTTGTGGCAGCTGTGCctggaggcagacagggacacatCTTACCACAGCCACTCCCCTTTCTATGGAGCTACAGGCAGGCCACAGAcaggagagattgtgtgtgtgtggtgtgagtgcgtgtacgcgtgtgtgtatgagggaagGCTAATGAACTAGGATAGGACCCAGGTTGAACATAAACAGAGTTATACTCTGTGTGTAACTGATAGAAGAATCTCTAGGAACAGCTAGGTTAAAGTCTACTGtgagtccagtgtgtgtgtataggttgTTCAATGTTCTTGCGGGTGCAATAATTGCAATAAGGGGTAGTAGCAGTGGTTTTACAGTGGCAGGGTATGTGAAatgatgtgtgggtgggtgggggggaggttcATCTGTGTAGGAATGTGAAAGACACTTGAGCGGTCTAGCCTATGGTTGTAAGGATTAAATACCTTTCAGCTGTTGCCTATCACAGCAATAGAGAGAACATGGGGGGCTCTGCTGTCTttatccacacacatgcacgcacacacacacacacacacacacacagacacacacagacacacaaaattCCCTAACTACATGCAATCTTCTTTTCGGGAGTAATGTGTAACAGAGAAATCGATTTTCAGGCCAGTAAGGGGAAGagcaaaggaggggaggggagaggagaaggttaaagtaggggagaggagaaaggcccTGCCACAGTTCACCTGGAACCTTCTATTTATATTTgatctcctcagacagagaggggataATTGGCTAATTATGCATAATGAAGGATTATGAGGTTAGGCTGTGAAAGAGGCAAGGTAAAATGAATCACATTTAACAGTGCAGAGTCAGTCAACCCAGATCACACAAATTACCTCTATTACCCTCCTCTTTTCCCTAATGAGATTATCACATGGACTGGAGGAGTTGAAGAGGcttgagagatagagggagagagggagaaacaggacATGAGAGAGGAGATTAGAGGGTAAGGATAGGAGATGAATGCACCTGACACATAGTGGTCAAGGCCTATGGTCAAGAACCATACTCCAGATAGCTTTCCATCGTTGGGTTGGGGTAGGGCTGCAGAGCATCTCAATCACAGATGTCCTCAGAGGAAGAAGACCTTCTCACGCCCACTCACTCCCATTCCATAGGCTCTTCAGGTTGGTTGACATGGAAACATAGTTCTTAAGGAAGAACATGGTTGTCAAGGTGACTGCAGCTATATAAATATCCTCACTTCTCACATTTAAGTAATCCCAGGAATGGATATATTGCATAGTAAGAAGTTGTATATCATGGTATATTGATAATATGTGTGCAATGTAGATTTGCAAACTTGTGTCTATCTTATAATAGATGTTTTAACAGTATATTTAATTGATTACTTCATGTCAAATGCCCTTACCTCTCATGTGTAGACAGCTGTGCACTTGTAAAAGATCAGACAAAAAGGTAACTGTATTGATACATATTTATAGtttattcatatccctttttggAAGGATATCATGAACAGCACATAATATCCTTGGCAGTTAAGCGCATTCAATGTCTTTAGAAGCCATAAACAGTCATTGGGTTGAACCGATAAACAACAAAATAGAAATAACCTAAAAGTAACAAACTACATTAAATCAAAAATCCCATGCCTACTTAGTAGGTAAAAACATTTTGACTGTATTGTATACATATCAACATTTTAGTTACAAAAATAAACTTTTTGCTTACATTCTCTCTGTAAGAAATGACCTTGATATCTGTCCCTTAAATTCTCTTATTTTACATTGGGTGAAAAATACACCATATCGTGTGATCGAATTCTAGATTTGTTTAAGCTAAAGGCACCAAAGCATAGATGGCAGACTGGTTGGTAGCTATGGATGGATGCCAGTCAACAGACCGGGGAAAGAGACAATCAATACCATTGATATTTACAGAAGGGTTCCAGCATAACTATGTAAACAAGCTGAACTCCTGGAAGAGGGTGGACAGAAAGCCAAAACATGGCTGTTTTACATAAACTCTGGACTGGATGTAGCTTCCCTTTGAGCCACTGTCCGTGGTGCTGGGCCAGCCGATCTTCAAACAGCAGCAGAGGGTAGCACTGAAGCGCTGTGATGTCCCTCTGATGTCCCTCAGCGCTCCAAGAACAATTTCTGAGTCTCTGAGGTGAAGCCGAGGAGAGAGTTCTCCCTCCACCTTCACCATCAACTTGTCTGGTCCATTATCTACTGAGTCCGTCTGACATCAAGCCAGACATAGTGCATTTCAGACATTTAGTTTGTTCTTCTCCAGCAGAGTTGTGATAGAGAGTCTCAGCAAAGGTCAATGCCTTGAGGGGAGAGACTAGACTGCATGTCAGACTGGGGCGTGCCCAcaggggaggagtagagggatggggaggatgaGGTGAAAGAGGAGGTGCTGAAGGAGGTCAATTGGGtggggaaggtggaggggtaggaggaggtgcagggagagGGATAGGAGGCGTGACCAGGGGAGGAATAGCAGGATGGCACGGGGGAATAGGAGGACCCAGGTGATGGGTAGGAGGAAGTGGGGGAGTGataggaggaggcggagggggaggagtaccCTGAGACTGCTGGGGAGGGGATGGCGATGGGGGCAGAACTTTTCTCAGCTTTCTTGTCTTTCTGCCTCAGGTGAATCTTGGCATGCCTCTTCCGCTCGTCGCTACGGGCGAACTTGCGCCCGCAGACGTCACAGGCGAATGGCTTCTCGCCAGTGTGCGTGCGGATGTGCGTGGTCAGGTGATCGCTTCGGCTGAAATTGCGCATGCAGATGCGACACTGGAAGGGCTTCTGTCCGGTGTGGATGCGCACGTGACGGGTCAGCTCGTCAGAGCGTGAGAAGCGACGATCGCAGCTCTCCACCGGGCAGGCATAGGGGCGCTCGTGGGGGGGAGTCTTGCACTGGCGGCTGGGGTACTTCCTCACACGGCTGGACTTGACCAGCTGGGACTGGTAGGTGGAGCCCTTCAGATCCGGGGCGGTCGCCGTCACTGTTCCTGTCTGAGAGGCAAAGGCCTtgatggtggagaggggggtgagggacagctgctgctgctggaggctgtgtgtctggaggggcTTCTGATCAGGGGCCAGCAGACTAAGGTCCCCCTGCTGGTGGGACGAGAACAGGTAGTCTGGGATCATGGGCAGGGCCGTGCTGGGGGCACAAGGCTTGGAGGAGGAGTGGTAGGCAGGTGGTGGGTACTGGCTGGAGCCAGCGAAGGACTGGGGGGAGTCGAGGAAAAGATCAGGGCTCGTGGTGGAGTAGGAAGTAGGGGCTGCGGAGTAGATGGGATTGGGCTCACTGACATGGATTGAGCAGCTCAGATTGGGGAGGGAATAGGCGGCGGAGGAGTTAACCGAAGTGGTGGAGGAACATGAAGCGGCAGCCGAGGTTTGGGTTGAAGCCATGCCCACCAGGCCGCTGACCAGGCTGAAAAGAGGCTCTGCCCACAGGCTGTTGCTGCAGGCGTTGGAGGTGGGCTCCAGGGTGAAGCGCCCAGTGTAGGAGAGTGAAGGCAGGCGGGCAGTAGGGAAGTGCTGCTCTGACAGAGACTTGTCGCAGCTGAGTGAGCTCAGGTCCGGGAGATTGTCTGAAACAACAATAGGGAACATTAATTAAACTGTAATTAAACATTATAACTTTATTAgacttttgtgtgtttgtgctcgtgcatgtctgtgtgtagacACAAGACAAATATCTTGATTTGACTCATAATGAAAAGTGCATTGGAATTGCATTTTGCACTTGTCCTTCATGCTCTAAATTGGAGCAGTCCCTTGACTGAGCCCCATTTACAGGGAAGGTCTTATATTTACAAATGCATTGATCTAACAATTTACATAATTTATTACTCATACAATTACAGggaaaaacgttatattcatgTTAAAATAATAGTCCAGTAATGTACTCCTACaataaatacaacttttatGAGTGGTCTAACATCGGCACATACGTTATCTGCAGCAGCAAAGTTTGTAAATTAAATGCATGATATGCACCCTATGTGTTATTAATCTGTTGACACCTGAAGAGTTTTAGACCCAGAGAAGAAGCTTACCTCCGGTCAGATGCTCATAGGCGTCCCCGGAGTCCCCGGTCCCAAGCCCGGCGACCTCGGCAGCGGAGGCGGCAAGGAAGGATGTGCCTGTCGCGGCGGAATGGAGCAGCATCAGCTCCTCCAACTTGGGGTAACTGTCCAAAGGTGAATGTGGGAATCCCAATGGGTCTGAGATCTGCAGGGCAGAAAGGAGAAGTTCGGCTTTCGTAGCAGCCATGTCCCTGTTCTCCTGGGGTATGCCGGTGGTCCGGGGATCTGGATAGACAGACCCTGGGTAGACGCAAATTCTCTCGAGTAAGAGAGCGAAATCCCCAGACAGTCTAGAGCACAGGTGCTTGATTGCTGTTGCTGTTTCTCTGAGGATGCCAATGCGGACACACCGATGTCCAAAATTGGTAGGCTATTTCTTCAAAACAATCTCCTGACAGACTTCAGAAACGATGCTTTGCCTTATTCATTCCCAAGAAAGGTCTGAAAATACCTTTCTCTCTGCTACGCAAAAGTGTGCAAATTGGGATATCTAGGTTTAGGCCTAAattatttttttccccaaaaCTTCACGTTTTCACGTGCAGGTTTCTCAGAATTGTTAAGACTACTGTTATTTGGGGCATTCTACTCTGATGTGACACCTATGAGGCAATGAAGCTCTTTTCTATCTGAAGAGGATTCCCACCGCTTTATAAAGCCTCTTGTCGTGACGTAGATGTCCAAATATGGAACGGAGGAAGACCATATTTAGGCAACGCAGTCTGGCTTTTAACATAGGCTATGCAGAAAATAGAGACAACGGGGAGACCAACATTTTAATATTCTGTGATATCTACAGATGTTGGTCGATTAATTGTATGGTTTACTATTTTTTAACCGTTGTTCCTTGCTTCAAATGGAGGTTTTCGACTTTAAAAGCATATTTCCAGTGTCTGCAGATGGCTGCCATTACCGGAAATCCCGGTTAGACGTCATGCCATATAAGGTCGTACCTTCAAATGGAGCGGTTCCGGTGGGTTTGTACTTCCTTGCCCTTATTAGGAGTTTCCTGGTGTAATGCTGAGCAGCGCATGGCAgataaaaaactgtaaatctcTTAGACACGCTCAAGCTGTAATTCATGGCTACacataaagtagcatacatttGATCAACCATGTACAAATGTAACCTATACATACGCATACAACATATATCTGCGTTCAGTTTAATAGCCTACAAAAACGcgtacacaatcacacatacataaataatAGCAAACATGGGTCATGATTGAACGATTGTTTtggaaattaaaaaaaaattggtaaGTGGTGAActggcatattcatttttcattaGCAGCATCAGCATctccacccctaccaccctccgtctctccccgaGCAGGGAGCCCCCTGTTTAGGCCAGATGACTGGGAGCACAGGTGCTCACTCAGCATCTTTCAAGGGGGAATTCTCTGGTCTCATATTGGACACTGTTGCACCTGAGCTATTTTTAAACCACTGCAATATGCTGCTAACCTGAGAGAGCCAATGTTTCATGAGCAACTGCATCTGCAAATgacaaatgtatgtatttgttgtttttctagATGCTGGTGAAGCGGTTGGTGGGTTAAGAAACATAGAACATATTCACAGTAATCTAGAAAATAAAAGGAATTATAAAATATGCACAAACAAACCaaagtattgtattttatttttatgaaactaaattaaataATTATGTTATATAGTAAATACAATAAAGTGTCATTATTCTCATGGGCAGAGCTTGATCCAAAAGCACAGAGTAAGCCAGGGAGAGTTTCTTGTGAGCATGCCCAGTGCCAGTCTGCCTATATGGGTCAAGGGTGCCTTGCAGACCGCCAGCCTTTTGGTCCAGCAGTAGTGACAGACTGTTACAGCTGCTCCATATATTATGGCGTATAATACCATCATGTGTCATGACAGTAGAATCCAAGCCTGAAGGAAGAGAGGTGGGAAGAGCCTCCTGGCTTCCCTGGGTCAGAGTGCCTCTTCTGGGCAGATTCTCCAGGCAATACAGGCTGGTCTGTCGCTCTTTGATCAGTGAGATCACAGCCTGTTATGTCATCTGTCCTACTTTCTAACATGGCGCAGCCAGGGGAGTCtctacaatctctctctctctctctttccaattCTCCTATCTTTACTATAACTTCAATTGTAGTACTTCAGACAGCTAGACCAGAAATCTTAAGTGCAGAAATCCTAGAAAGAACGAAGGCAATTCCTAATTAGCTTGAGGATGTCTCAGAAGAACCAATGCCTTTAATCAGATCAGAATTAGAATGCTGCACTCAGAATATAAGGAACTTTCTAGGTTTTTGAACATACCAACGACTCAATGAAAATAACAACATTAAATAAGTACAAAATAAATCGAATTCCAAAAGTCTAAGGCTCATCCCAAATAAGCTTTCAGCTTGCATTTGGGATGGTGTGtcggtgtgtcagtgtgtcagacCACTGTGTTGGTGGAGACTTTGCATTTCTGTGTGTAAAGCCAAAgccctgagggagagagagagggagggagaaacaggcATAGCAGGTCCGTTCTCTTTATCAGGGCTTCTCCTTGCTGCAGATcccctgcgccccccccccccccccccccccccccccccccccccccgccaacgcatacccccccccccttcttcctttCCTTGCTCAGCAGTTGATATCTAATTAAGCCTCGGTCCCTCGGTGTGAGAAAAACAgataaacagagggagagaatgaaagatggagagagggacaggctaaagagagaggcagagaggcagagaggcagagaggcagagaggcagagaggcagagaggcagggagtgtTCCATCACATCTCTGTTTCCAGTTCTGCGTATGCCTGTGTCTGTTTGAAACCGTTACACAACCAAacatgtctatgtgtgtttcATAGTAGGTCAGGATAGACATTAATTCTTTATCTGCGACCAGGGTTGTAAAACCTCTAAAGATGTTAAGAAGCTTGTAATGTTGAGAATCTTTTCACAAATGTTCCACGCAGATAAAACAATTTATACTATTGTGAGAAACAAGATCTGACTCTTACCAGTAAGGAGATGGAAAATGTCTGTTTCCTTTCAACAGCTCTTTTTCTCATTTTACATTGTTTGCTGAAACACTGGAGGAAAGCTTGTGAGTTATTAGAGAGCgacaaacacctacacacacaccattgatTGACACTGGGTATAATACTCCCTCAAAGCTGAACACTCTTTCAGAGCCAGCATGGGGTACACTTCAGGGTTCAATGTTCCTTTGATTTAGGTCAACATGTTAACATGATATGGCTTGAGTAATGCATTTCTTATTTTCAATCCACAGTACATTGAGTTAATGCTTAGGCTAATAAATTAAGATGTTCCAACCAGTACTTCTTTGCCTTGTTTTGTACTATCACATTTGCAGTAAGGCAACACCTTAGAGTATAAGTTGCTCCCTGTtcaatctctctttcccccctccaacacacacacactctctttctgtttgatctcttctccctgcctcttcctttcctctttctctgaaTTCAGAATTACTGAGCTTCCTTCTTCAGAGTCCCATGTACCTCATGACATCGTCTAGCTGAACAAAGAAAGGTAAAAAAGGTGTGAGAATGATTAgaacgcagtgtgtgtgtgggtatctgTGAGTGTATCAACTCATGCGTGCACATGAGTGTATTTGTGTCAAGTCTTGCCTTCTCGAGAATGCAATCATTTTTGGCATGAAGAAACCCTAAACTCCTAGGCTTGTCTGTCTAGTTCTGCTTTCTTCTTTACTTCCTTTCCTATTTTTTCCCCACCAGTTCTTGGTGCCTCCTTTTCCCctgcatatttgtgtgtatatatgtgtgtatgtgggggagtcaggtggctgagcggtgagggaatcgggctagtaatcagaaggttgccagttcgattcaaATGTGCcaaatgtgtccttgggcaaggcacttcaccctacttgctttgaggggaatgtccctgtacttactgtaagtcgctctggataaaagcgtctgttaaatgactaaatgtacgtGTTTTCTACCTGGCGTCCATCTCTTACACAAGCGTTTACTTAAACAAACACCAAGGGCTCACACCATAGAGAGACACAACCCAAAGGGTTACCAAGTCCACTATGAAAGTGTTCTAAACATAGCTCAAAGAGAGTTGAATAATATCTGTTTTTGGTGAATGTTCCATTCTGAGGACTGTTGTCATCCtgttgtttgtgtgggtggCTGACAGGACCAGACCCCTGGGGttcagcgagagagacagagagagagagagagagagacagagacagagagagagagagagagagagagagagagagagagagagagagagagagagagagagagagagagagagagagaaagaaagaaagaaagaaaaaatggagagcgagcgagaggaggGTGGAAACTGTGACACTACTTCCTGTGTGTATTTACCACTGTGTTGAAGATCACACTAGGCTAGTCATCCAGCATAGCACAGTGCAAGGGAAACTTTGTTCTCAtatttgaatacattttcatgtcatgttAAAAATAGCCAAACTGTAAATAACAAGATTTTCCACATTACATCCACAACAGGCCTGAATGGAGGCTTCAATAGGTGTCAAACTGTTAACTGTGTATCTTTATAGTTGTGTTTAATAACTGGGGCCTTCCCCTTAAATCCTCCTCTAGACTCTGAGTGACCTCAAGGTCTGTGTGATTATGGATCTACATGATTTGTGGAGTGAAATTAAAGCCGTTGATTTCTCAGACATGGCAGACTTAATGTACATACAGTGTCGTTGGATTGGATGTTGTTTGATGTTACCCATAAATGGGTGTTTTGAACACACATCTGTTTACCTAAATAAAAAGGAAGATTGGATGCTTCTGACATAATAATCTGATGTATCCTGTTATCGGACATACCGTTTCTGAACGTCATTATGAGATTCAGATCAACGTTTGATCCAtggtctcagggctgtgtgccTACTGGCATGTATTCAACAATCCACTACTGATGTCTGCTGATACCCCTGTTGAGATCTACAGACTGTGGTGGTCCCAGAGGgaccaaaacaaacagaaacatacTGCCTACTGTTCTGGTATGATAGTGGACCACATGACCCATTTACCAGCATCCCACCTGCATTGGAACAgtacagtggtgtgtgtgtgtgtgagtgtgagtcacTAACTTTCCCCCCAACAGTAAAGCAGCCCACCCAAACTTAACCTGAAGTGTGACACTTATTTCCAACAacgcaaaaacacaaacacttaaCAGGCCCTCAGCATTCTCATTGTCAACACTTGTGGCCTCATCCAAAACCATTTTTCTGGAGTGGGTGAGTAAGAGTGAAAAGATAGAGAGGTAGACAGTGATTTGATCTGATTGGAGCTTTTTTCAGGCTCTCTACCTTGCCGGTTtgcatgtatgtctgtctgtatatCCATGTCTGTTAGCCTGTCTGCATG
Coding sequences within:
- the btg4 gene encoding protein BTG4, which codes for MKDEIAAAVFFVARLVKRHGCLDNEGRDRFAAALTSALFESYKNHWYPHTPTKGQAYRCLRMNRFQLRDPVLERACIKGAILYEDLGLPNELTVWVDPGEVSCRYGERCAPFCVIQLEDFHRGGGEFSRRIQNAVERAALDVQSGALSDEEGGDTSMSSSCSSLSTSCPAPGPTPSLEPKTIPTVSNPNSVYQISEFAPAGPQPWAGYPKRKPFSGEGHPSHAPPGTLFSQHSLQFPPQKGYKPYRASFCFTGPRVDKYHWVSKSRS
- the LOC124468106 gene encoding early growth response protein 1-like; the protein is MAATKAELLLSALQISDPLGFPHSPLDSYPKLEELMLLHSAATGTSFLAASAAEVAGLGTGDSGDAYEHLTGDNLPDLSSLSCDKSLSEQHFPTARLPSLSYTGRFTLEPTSNACSNSLWAEPLFSLVSGLVGMASTQTSAAASCSSTTSVNSSAAYSLPNLSCSIHVSEPNPIYSAAPTSYSTTSPDLFLDSPQSFAGSSQYPPPAYHSSSKPCAPSTALPMIPDYLFSSHQQGDLSLLAPDQKPLQTHSLQQQQLSLTPLSTIKAFASQTGTVTATAPDLKGSTYQSQLVKSSRVRKYPSRQCKTPPHERPYACPVESCDRRFSRSDELTRHVRIHTGQKPFQCRICMRNFSRSDHLTTHIRTHTGEKPFACDVCGRKFARSDERKRHAKIHLRQKDKKAEKSSAPIAIPSPAVSGYSSPSASSYHSPTSSYPSPGSSYSPVPSCYSSPGHASYPSPCTSSYPSTFPTQLTSFSTSSFTSSSPSLYSSPVGTPQSDMQSSLSPQGIDLC